In Oncorhynchus kisutch isolate 150728-3 linkage group LG5, Okis_V2, whole genome shotgun sequence, a genomic segment contains:
- the LOC109891452 gene encoding biogenesis of lysosome-related organelles complex 1 subunit 1 yields the protein MLSRLLKEHQSKQNERKELQEGRRREAITAATCLTEALVDHLNVGVAKAYVNQRKLDHEVKTLQVQAGQFSKQTGQWISMVEGFNQALKEIGDVENWARSIEMDMRTIATALEYVHKGQLTSASS from the exons ATGCTTTCCCGTTTATTAAAGGAACACCAATCGAAGCAGAACGAACGAAAAGAACTTCAAG AGGGACGTAGACGAGAGGCAATTACTGCTGCCACCTGTCTAACAGAAGCCTTGGTGGACCACCTTAATGTGGG GGTGGCCAAGGCGTATGTGAACCAGAGGAAGCTGGACCATGAGGTGAAGACGCTACAGGTGCAGGCCGGCCAGTTCTCCAAGCAGACTGGCCAGTGGATTAGTATGGTGGAAGGCTTCAACCAGGCcctgaag GAAATCGGTGATGTGGAGAACTGGGCTCGTAGCATTGAGATGGATATGAGAACCATCGCCACAGCTCTGGAGTACGTACACAAGGGGCAGCTCACATCAGCCTCTTCATAG
- the LOC109891663 gene encoding extensin-like gives MARGHPYPCYSHQAPTPATHTKPHTPGPAPCHTHQAPPNATHTKPLPLLLTPSPYPCYSHQAPTPATHTKPLPLLLTPSPYPCYSHQAPTPATHTKPLPLLLTPSPYPCYSHQAPTPATHTKPLPLLLTPTPYPCYSHQPPTPATHTNPLPLLLTPTPYPCYSHQAPTPATHTKPLPLLLTPSHTHQAPPHATHTKPLPDER, from the exons ATGGCGAGGGGACA CCCCTACCCCTGCTACTCACACCAAGCCCCTACCCCTGCTACTCACACCAAGCCACACACACCAGGCCCCGCCCCCTgccacacacaccaagcccctcccaatgccacacacaccaagcccctacCCCTGCTACTCACACCAAGCCCCTACCCCTGCTACTCACACCAAGCCCCTACCCCTGCTACTCACACCAAGCCCCTACCCCTGCTACTCACACCAAGCCCCTACCCCTGCTACTCACACCAAGCCCCTACCCCTGCTACTCACACCAAGCCCCTACCCCTGCTACTCACACCAAGCCCCTACCCCTGCTACTCACACCAAGCCCCTACCCCTGCTACTCACACCAAGCCCCTACCCCTGCTACTCACACCAACCCCCTACCCCTGCTACTCACACCAACCCCCTACCCCTGCTACTCACACCAACCCCCTACCCCTGCTACTCACACCAACCCCCTACCCCTGCTACTCACACCAAGCCCCTACCCCTGCTACTCACACCAAGCCCCTACCCCTGCTACTCACACCAAGCCACACACACCAGGCCCCGCCCCATgccactcacaccaagcccctccccgaTGAGAGATGa
- the LOC109890309 gene encoding retinol dehydrogenase 7 isoform X1, with product MDIDSVYQYLGRDNLWLYGISTFVVLWTLGWLYRDSLEIEDIKEKYVFVTGCDSGFGNLLCKRLDRRGFRVIAGCLTDKGADDLNRATGPYLKTVLLDVTSTSSIQKAMEYTKQEVGDNGLWGIVNNAGRSLPMGPTEWMRMEDYTSTLKVNMTGVIEMTLTFLPLIKQAHGRIVNVASVLGRVAANGGGYCISKFAVESFSDCLRRDIHYFGIKVCIIEPGFFKTAVTSLDPIERELHRLWNQLTPEVKASYGDKYLDKYIQIQRLIMNASCDSDLSKVTNCMEHALMSSYPRTRYSAGWDAKFGWIPLSYMPSCVIDIGLKLVMPRPAKSV from the exons ATGGATATTGATTCTGTGTACCAGTATTTAGG TAGGGATAATCTATGGCTGTATGGCATTTCTACCTTCGTGGTTCTGTGGACGCTAGGCTGGCTGTACagagacagtctggagatagagGATATCAAGGAGAAGTATGTGTTTGTGACGGGCTGTGACTCTGGCTTCGGGAACTTGCTCTGTAAGAGGCTAGACCGACGGGGGTTCAGGGTGATAGCTGGGTGTCTCACAGACAAAGGGGCTGATGATCTGAACAGGGCGACTGGGCCGTACCTGAAGACGGTTCTCCTAGACGTGACGAGCACCTCCAGTATACAGAAAGCTATGGAGTACACCAAGCAGGAGGTTGGAGATAACG gaCTGTGGGGTATCGTGAACAACGCGGGGCGGTCCCTGCCCATGGGTCCCACAGAGTGGATGAGGATGGAGGACTATACCAGTACCCTGAAGGTCAACATGACGGGGGTGATAGAGATGACCCTCACCTTCCTGCCCCTCATCAAACAGGCCCATGGGAGGATTGTCAACGTGGCCTCAGTGCTGGGTAGGGTGGCGGCTAACGGTGGGGGATACTGCATCTCTAAGTTCGCTGTGGAGTCCTTCTCAGACTGCCTCAG GAGGGATATCCACTACTTTGGGATCAAGGTGTGCATCATTGAACCAGGTTTCTTTAAGACAGCGGTTACCAGTCTGGATCCCATTGAGAGAGAGCTGCATCGCCTGTGGAACCAGCTCACACCTGAAGTAAAGGCCAGCTACGGAGACAAATACCTGGATAAGT ACATCCAGATACAAAGGTTGATCATGAATGCATCTTGTGACTCTGACCTGAGTAAAGTGACTAACTGCATGGAGCATGCCTTGATGTCTTCCTACCCCCGAACCCGCTACAGTGCCGGCTGGGACGCCAAGTTTGGATGGATCCCTCTCTCTTACATGCCATCCTGTGTCATCGATATTGGGCTGAAACTGGTGATGCCACGTCCTGCTAAGAGTGTGTAG
- the LOC109890309 gene encoding retinol dehydrogenase 7 isoform X2, producing MDIDSVYQYLGDNLWLYGISTFVVLWTLGWLYRDSLEIEDIKEKYVFVTGCDSGFGNLLCKRLDRRGFRVIAGCLTDKGADDLNRATGPYLKTVLLDVTSTSSIQKAMEYTKQEVGDNGLWGIVNNAGRSLPMGPTEWMRMEDYTSTLKVNMTGVIEMTLTFLPLIKQAHGRIVNVASVLGRVAANGGGYCISKFAVESFSDCLRRDIHYFGIKVCIIEPGFFKTAVTSLDPIERELHRLWNQLTPEVKASYGDKYLDKYIQIQRLIMNASCDSDLSKVTNCMEHALMSSYPRTRYSAGWDAKFGWIPLSYMPSCVIDIGLKLVMPRPAKSV from the exons ATGGATATTGATTCTGTGTACCAGTATTTAGG GGATAATCTATGGCTGTATGGCATTTCTACCTTCGTGGTTCTGTGGACGCTAGGCTGGCTGTACagagacagtctggagatagagGATATCAAGGAGAAGTATGTGTTTGTGACGGGCTGTGACTCTGGCTTCGGGAACTTGCTCTGTAAGAGGCTAGACCGACGGGGGTTCAGGGTGATAGCTGGGTGTCTCACAGACAAAGGGGCTGATGATCTGAACAGGGCGACTGGGCCGTACCTGAAGACGGTTCTCCTAGACGTGACGAGCACCTCCAGTATACAGAAAGCTATGGAGTACACCAAGCAGGAGGTTGGAGATAACG gaCTGTGGGGTATCGTGAACAACGCGGGGCGGTCCCTGCCCATGGGTCCCACAGAGTGGATGAGGATGGAGGACTATACCAGTACCCTGAAGGTCAACATGACGGGGGTGATAGAGATGACCCTCACCTTCCTGCCCCTCATCAAACAGGCCCATGGGAGGATTGTCAACGTGGCCTCAGTGCTGGGTAGGGTGGCGGCTAACGGTGGGGGATACTGCATCTCTAAGTTCGCTGTGGAGTCCTTCTCAGACTGCCTCAG GAGGGATATCCACTACTTTGGGATCAAGGTGTGCATCATTGAACCAGGTTTCTTTAAGACAGCGGTTACCAGTCTGGATCCCATTGAGAGAGAGCTGCATCGCCTGTGGAACCAGCTCACACCTGAAGTAAAGGCCAGCTACGGAGACAAATACCTGGATAAGT ACATCCAGATACAAAGGTTGATCATGAATGCATCTTGTGACTCTGACCTGAGTAAAGTGACTAACTGCATGGAGCATGCCTTGATGTCTTCCTACCCCCGAACCCGCTACAGTGCCGGCTGGGACGCCAAGTTTGGATGGATCCCTCTCTCTTACATGCCATCCTGTGTCATCGATATTGGGCTGAAACTGGTGATGCCACGTCCTGCTAAGAGTGTGTAG